Proteins encoded within one genomic window of Mycolicibacterium aubagnense:
- a CDS encoding FAD-dependent oxidoreductase, translated as MRPYHVAVVGSGPSGFFAAASLLKFADAKAAAADSEEPIDVRIDMLEMLPTPWGLVRSGVAPDHPKIKTVAAQFDKIADDPRFRFFGNITVGDHVQAAELSERYDAVIYAIGAQSDRPLGIPGEELAGSVAAVDFVGWYNAHPHFTGMNPDVTQDRAVVVGNGNVALDVARILVSDPGELANTDIADHALTALGARGVREVVIVGRRGPLQAPFTTLELRELGDLAAMADVDVIVDPADVDGITDAELEAASKTVRQNIKILRGYAERGALGRERRIVFKFQTSPIEIRGAEIEGRARVTSIVLGHNELVDDGGRIVAKDSGHREELPAQLVVRAVGYRGVPTEGLPFDDRAATIPHTEGRVEGSRNEYVVGWIKRGPSGVIGSNKKDSQDTVNTLIEDICGAELADFGTTHSEDLEAWFLSRQPALVTNDHWRLIDAHERSAGEGNNRPRVKLTDVAAMLRVAHG; from the coding sequence ATGCGCCCTTACCATGTGGCGGTTGTCGGATCCGGCCCGTCAGGGTTTTTCGCTGCCGCGTCACTGTTGAAATTCGCCGATGCCAAGGCCGCCGCGGCCGATTCAGAAGAACCGATCGACGTGCGCATCGACATGCTCGAAATGCTGCCCACCCCGTGGGGACTGGTGCGCTCGGGCGTGGCTCCGGACCATCCGAAGATCAAGACGGTGGCGGCGCAGTTCGACAAGATCGCCGACGACCCGCGTTTCCGCTTCTTCGGCAACATCACCGTGGGCGATCACGTGCAGGCCGCAGAGCTTTCCGAACGGTACGACGCCGTCATCTACGCCATCGGCGCCCAGTCGGACCGGCCGCTCGGCATCCCCGGCGAGGAACTGGCAGGCAGTGTGGCCGCCGTCGACTTCGTCGGTTGGTACAACGCGCATCCGCATTTCACGGGCATGAATCCCGATGTCACGCAGGACCGGGCAGTGGTGGTCGGCAACGGCAACGTGGCCCTGGACGTGGCCCGGATCCTGGTCAGCGATCCGGGCGAACTCGCGAACACCGACATCGCCGACCACGCGTTGACAGCCTTAGGCGCGCGCGGCGTCCGGGAGGTCGTGATCGTCGGACGACGCGGCCCGCTGCAGGCCCCGTTCACGACCCTGGAGCTGCGTGAGCTCGGTGACCTGGCGGCCATGGCCGATGTCGACGTGATCGTCGACCCGGCCGACGTCGACGGCATCACCGACGCGGAACTGGAAGCCGCAAGCAAGACCGTGCGGCAGAACATCAAGATCTTGCGTGGCTACGCCGAACGAGGAGCGCTTGGCCGCGAGCGCCGCATCGTGTTCAAGTTCCAGACTTCGCCGATCGAGATCAGGGGCGCTGAGATCGAGGGCCGCGCGCGCGTCACCTCAATCGTGTTGGGCCACAACGAGCTGGTCGACGACGGCGGCCGGATCGTCGCCAAGGACAGCGGCCACCGCGAGGAACTGCCGGCCCAGCTGGTGGTGCGTGCGGTGGGCTACCGCGGTGTCCCGACCGAAGGCCTGCCGTTCGACGACCGCGCCGCGACCATCCCGCACACCGAGGGCCGGGTCGAGGGCAGCCGCAACGAGTACGTGGTCGGCTGGATCAAGCGCGGGCCGTCGGGCGTCATCGGCAGCAACAAGAAGGACTCGCAGGACACCGTCAACACCCTGATCGAGGACATCTGCGGCGCCGAGTTGGCCGATTTCGGGACGACTCACAGCGAGGACCTGGAGGCCTGGTTCCTGTCCCGGCAGCCGGCGCTGGTCACCAATGACCACTGGCGCCTCATCGATGCGCACGAGCGGTCCGCCGGCGAGGGCAACAACAGGCCGCGCGTGAAGCTGACCGATGTCGCCGCGATGCTGCGGGTGGCGCACGGCTGA
- the hisN gene encoding histidinol-phosphatase, with product MSATEADINLALRLAEEADAVTLDRFGALDLRIETKPDLTPVTDADQSVERALRETLSTARPDDALLGEEYGGTAVFAGRQWVIDPIDGTKNFVRGVPVWATLIALLEDGVPVVGVVSAPALGRRWWAGTGQGAFSSFGGQTRRISVSGVDALDAASLSYSDLTTGWEDRRDAFVALTDAVWRVRAYGDFWSYCLLAEGSVDIAVEPEVKLWDLAALDVVVREAGGAFTNLAGASGPHGGSAVATNGLLHEKVLAALS from the coding sequence ATGAGTGCCACCGAAGCCGACATCAACCTTGCCCTGAGATTGGCCGAGGAGGCCGATGCCGTAACGCTGGACCGCTTCGGCGCACTGGATCTGCGCATCGAGACCAAGCCCGATCTGACGCCGGTGACCGATGCCGACCAGTCGGTGGAACGAGCGCTGCGGGAGACGCTGTCCACGGCGCGGCCGGACGACGCGCTGCTGGGTGAAGAATACGGTGGCACAGCGGTTTTCGCCGGGCGGCAATGGGTGATCGACCCCATCGACGGCACCAAGAACTTCGTCCGCGGGGTCCCGGTGTGGGCGACGCTGATCGCCCTGCTGGAGGACGGCGTGCCGGTCGTCGGCGTCGTCAGCGCCCCGGCCCTCGGCCGCCGCTGGTGGGCCGGCACCGGACAAGGTGCGTTCAGCTCTTTCGGCGGCCAAACCCGGCGCATCTCGGTATCGGGTGTCGACGCACTGGACGCGGCAAGCCTGTCCTATTCGGATCTGACCACCGGCTGGGAGGACCGGCGCGACGCGTTCGTCGCGCTGACCGACGCGGTATGGCGGGTGCGGGCCTACGGCGACTTCTGGTCGTACTGCCTCCTGGCCGAAGGTTCGGTCGATATCGCCGTCGAACCAGAGGTCAAGCTGTGGGATCTCGCGGCGCTGGACGTCGTCGTACGGGAGGCCGGCGGGGCGTTCACCAACTTGGCCGGCGCCTCCGGCCCGCACGGCGGCAGCGCCGTCGCGACGAATGGCTTGCTGCACGAAAAGGTGCTCGCCGCCCTGTCCTGA
- a CDS encoding acyl-CoA dehydrogenase family protein, producing the protein MTNTLPQNGTAAGSSQRPVRKGPESAIGLQRHKRTATDIGLALITPFVGQEFLDKYNLREPMNRGLKYGVKTAFSTAGAAGRQFKRIPGINGAPTRLKPGGSDYFDLTPDEDQQMIVETVREFSEEILRPAAHDADAAAVYPADLIAKAAELGITAINVPEEFDGIAASQSTVTTALVAEALAYGDMGLALPILAPGGVASALTRWGSAGQQATYLPSFAGENVPQACVAIAEPHALFDPTALRTTAIRTPGGYRLNGVKSLVPAAADAELFIIGAQLDGKPALFIVESGSEGLSITADPSMGIRAAALGKIELNNVAVPLANRLGEDEATDNDYSEAIALSRLGWAALAVGTSHSVLDYVVPYVKEREAFGEPIAHRQSVAFMCANIAIELDGLRLIVWRGASRAEQGMPFLREGALAKRFATDKGMQIGLDGVQLLGGHGYTKEHPVERWYRDLRAVGVAEGVVVL; encoded by the coding sequence ATGACCAACACCCTTCCCCAGAACGGCACAGCTGCCGGTTCCTCCCAGCGCCCCGTGCGCAAGGGCCCGGAGAGCGCCATCGGCCTGCAACGGCACAAGCGGACAGCGACCGACATCGGTCTGGCGCTGATCACTCCTTTTGTCGGCCAGGAATTCCTCGACAAGTACAACCTGCGCGAGCCGATGAACCGCGGCCTGAAGTACGGCGTCAAGACGGCGTTCTCCACCGCCGGTGCCGCAGGCCGCCAGTTCAAGCGCATTCCCGGGATCAATGGCGCACCGACTCGCCTGAAGCCGGGCGGTTCGGACTACTTCGACCTGACTCCGGACGAAGACCAGCAAATGATCGTCGAGACCGTCCGCGAGTTCTCCGAGGAGATCCTGCGGCCGGCTGCTCATGACGCCGACGCTGCCGCGGTCTACCCGGCCGACCTGATCGCCAAGGCTGCCGAGCTGGGCATCACCGCGATCAACGTGCCCGAGGAATTCGACGGCATCGCCGCCTCCCAGAGCACCGTCACCACGGCACTGGTCGCCGAGGCCCTGGCCTACGGCGACATGGGCCTGGCCCTGCCGATCCTGGCACCCGGCGGCGTGGCGTCGGCGCTGACCCGTTGGGGCAGCGCCGGTCAGCAGGCCACCTACCTGCCGTCGTTCGCCGGCGAGAACGTGCCGCAGGCCTGTGTGGCCATCGCCGAGCCGCACGCACTGTTCGACCCGACAGCGCTGCGGACCACCGCGATCCGGACCCCCGGCGGTTACCGCCTCAACGGCGTCAAGTCGCTGGTTCCGGCTGCCGCCGACGCCGAGCTGTTCATCATCGGCGCGCAGCTCGACGGCAAGCCCGCGCTCTTCATCGTCGAGTCCGGCTCCGAGGGCCTGTCGATCACGGCCGACCCGAGCATGGGCATCCGCGCCGCGGCGCTGGGCAAGATCGAGCTGAACAACGTCGCGGTGCCGCTGGCCAACCGTCTCGGCGAGGACGAGGCCACCGACAACGACTACTCCGAGGCCATCGCGCTGTCCCGATTGGGTTGGGCCGCACTGGCAGTCGGCACGTCGCACTCGGTGCTCGACTACGTGGTGCCTTACGTCAAGGAGCGCGAGGCGTTCGGCGAGCCCATCGCCCACCGCCAGTCGGTCGCGTTCATGTGCGCCAACATCGCCATCGAACTCGACGGCCTGCGGCTGATCGTCTGGCGCGGCGCCTCCCGGGCCGAGCAGGGCATGCCGTTCCTGCGCGAGGGTGCCCTGGCCAAGCGGTTCGCCACCGACAAGGGCATGCAGATCGGCCTCGACGGCGTGCAGCTGCTCGGTGGCCACGGCTACACCAAGGAACACCCGGTTGAGCGCTGGTACCGCGATCTGCGGGCCGTCGGCGTCGCCGAGGGTGTCGTCGTCCTGTAG
- a CDS encoding acyl-CoA dehydrogenase family protein gives MAINLELPRKLKAVAEKGHQGAAEMLRPISRKYDLAEHAYPSELDTLASLFEGIQESNAVSIAGAGFSASESKSKHANVNGANMSALLNALEVSWGDVALLLTVPFQGLGNAAISAVATKEQLGKWGKVWAAMAITEPSFGSDSAAVTTTAVLDGDEYVLNGEKIFVTAGSRATHIVVWATVDKSLGRAAIKSFVVPREHPGVIVERLEHKLGIKASDTAVIRFDNCRIPKDCLLGDPEVKVDKGFGGVMETFDNTRPMVAAMAIGVGRAALEELRAILTDAGIEISYDKPAHSQSAPAAEFLRMESDWEAAYLLSLRAAWQADNKVPNSKEASMSKAKAGRMGTDVTLKAVELAGTTGYSETTLLEKWARDSKILDIFEGTQQIQQLVVARRLLGLSSAQLK, from the coding sequence ATGGCAATCAATTTGGAACTGCCCCGCAAGCTGAAAGCAGTCGCGGAAAAGGGCCATCAGGGCGCCGCGGAGATGCTCCGCCCGATCTCCCGCAAGTACGACCTGGCCGAGCACGCCTACCCATCGGAGCTCGACACCCTGGCCAGCCTGTTCGAGGGCATCCAGGAGTCGAACGCCGTCTCGATCGCCGGCGCCGGCTTCTCGGCCAGCGAATCCAAGAGCAAGCACGCAAACGTCAACGGCGCCAACATGTCTGCGTTGCTGAATGCGCTGGAGGTCAGCTGGGGCGATGTCGCTCTCCTTCTGACGGTCCCCTTCCAGGGCCTGGGCAACGCCGCGATCTCCGCCGTCGCCACCAAGGAGCAGTTGGGCAAGTGGGGCAAGGTGTGGGCCGCGATGGCCATCACCGAACCCAGCTTCGGTTCCGACTCTGCGGCGGTCACGACCACCGCCGTGCTCGACGGCGACGAGTACGTCCTCAACGGTGAGAAGATCTTCGTCACCGCCGGCTCGCGCGCCACCCATATCGTGGTGTGGGCGACGGTCGACAAGTCGCTCGGCCGGGCCGCCATCAAGTCGTTCGTCGTGCCGCGTGAGCACCCGGGTGTCATCGTCGAGCGGCTGGAGCACAAGCTCGGCATCAAGGCGTCCGACACCGCGGTCATCCGATTCGACAACTGCCGAATCCCGAAGGACTGCCTCCTCGGCGATCCGGAGGTCAAGGTGGACAAGGGCTTTGGCGGGGTCATGGAGACCTTCGACAACACCCGTCCGATGGTGGCCGCCATGGCCATCGGCGTGGGCCGCGCCGCCCTGGAGGAGCTGCGGGCGATCCTCACCGACGCCGGCATCGAGATCTCGTACGACAAGCCGGCCCACTCGCAGAGCGCCCCGGCCGCCGAGTTCCTGCGGATGGAGTCCGACTGGGAGGCCGCTTACCTGCTGTCACTGCGCGCCGCCTGGCAGGCCGACAACAAGGTCCCGAACTCCAAGGAAGCGTCCATGAGCAAGGCCAAGGCCGGGCGCATGGGCACCGACGTCACTCTCAAGGCTGTCGAATTGGCCGGCACCACCGGCTATTCCGAGACCACCCTGCTGGAGAAGTGGGCCCGCGACTCGAAGATTCTCGACATCTTCGAAGGCACGCAGCAGATTCAGCAGCTCGTGGTGGCGCGACGCCTGCTGGGCCTGTCGTCGGCACAGCTCAAGTGA
- a CDS encoding esterase family protein: MFVDKIRGRLARRIAGAVSAAVLLPGLIGLAGQTATAGAFSRPGLPVEYLQVPSPAMGRDIKIQFQSGGNGSPAVYLLDGLRAQDDYNGWDINTAAFEWYLNSGLSIVMPVGGQSSFYSDWYKPACGKAGCSTYKWETFLTQELPQWLQANRDVKSTGMAAVGLSMAGSSAMTLAIWHPQQFIYAGSMSGFLNPSEGWWPFLINVSMGDAGGYKADDMWGSTGDPNNAWQRNDPMVNIGKLVANNTRLWVYCGNGNPSDLGGDNVPAKFLEGLTIRTNRTFQDNYLAAGGNNAVFNFPDSGTHDWGYWGQQLQAMKPDLQRVLGANASS; this comes from the coding sequence ATGTTCGTTGACAAGATTCGCGGCCGCCTGGCACGCAGGATCGCCGGTGCCGTCTCGGCCGCCGTCCTGCTCCCGGGTCTCATCGGACTTGCCGGCCAGACAGCCACCGCAGGCGCGTTCTCGCGTCCCGGCCTGCCGGTCGAATACCTCCAGGTCCCGTCGCCGGCGATGGGACGCGACATCAAGATCCAGTTCCAGAGCGGTGGTAACGGGTCGCCGGCGGTGTACCTGCTCGACGGTCTGCGCGCCCAGGACGACTACAACGGCTGGGACATCAACACCGCCGCCTTCGAGTGGTACCTCAACTCCGGTCTGTCGATCGTCATGCCGGTCGGCGGCCAGTCCAGCTTCTACAGCGACTGGTACAAGCCGGCCTGCGGTAAGGCCGGTTGCTCCACCTACAAGTGGGAGACCTTCCTGACCCAGGAGTTGCCGCAGTGGCTGCAGGCCAACCGCGACGTCAAGTCGACGGGCATGGCGGCGGTCGGTCTGTCCATGGCTGGTTCATCCGCGATGACCCTCGCCATCTGGCACCCGCAGCAGTTCATCTACGCCGGCTCGATGTCGGGCTTCCTCAACCCGTCCGAGGGCTGGTGGCCCTTCCTGATCAACGTCTCCATGGGTGACGCCGGTGGTTACAAGGCCGACGACATGTGGGGCTCCACCGGTGACCCGAACAACGCCTGGCAGCGCAACGACCCGATGGTCAACATCGGCAAGCTGGTTGCCAACAACACCCGCTTGTGGGTCTACTGCGGCAATGGCAACCCGAGCGACCTGGGCGGCGACAACGTCCCGGCCAAGTTCCTCGAGGGCCTGACCATCCGCACCAACCGCACCTTCCAGGACAACTACCTGGCCGCGGGCGGCAACAACGCGGTGTTCAACTTCCCCGACAGCGGTACCCACGACTGGGGCTACTGGGGCCAGCAGCTGCAGGCCATGAAGCCTGATCTGCAGCGCGTGCTGGGCGCCAACGCGTCGTCGTAA
- a CDS encoding TetR/AcrR family transcriptional regulator, which yields MTSDRNDVDELPDSRSGNRLGIEDWLAAGYAILAEEGLKALKIDRLCARLKVTKGSFYWHFDNIAAYRTALIQGWSELRDADRSQIEEIDSLAPRDRLVQMMNSLVSPRHWTLERAMREWARSDQAVAASVRAADRRVLGAVRRAFEDYGFDADEAELRADATFAVGIGFLHLSGDAPHPRLAARSERFLDLMLAT from the coding sequence GTGACGAGCGACCGGAACGACGTCGACGAGCTGCCGGACTCCCGATCGGGCAACCGGCTGGGCATTGAGGACTGGCTCGCGGCCGGATACGCGATCCTCGCCGAGGAAGGGTTGAAGGCCCTGAAGATCGACCGGTTGTGCGCTCGGTTGAAGGTCACCAAGGGCAGCTTCTACTGGCATTTCGACAACATCGCCGCCTACCGGACAGCTCTCATTCAGGGCTGGAGCGAGCTCCGCGACGCGGACCGCAGCCAGATCGAAGAGATCGATTCGCTGGCACCACGGGACCGGCTGGTGCAGATGATGAATTCGCTGGTCAGCCCCAGGCACTGGACGCTGGAACGCGCGATGCGGGAATGGGCTCGCTCCGACCAGGCCGTCGCCGCGAGTGTGCGCGCCGCGGACCGGCGCGTTCTCGGGGCGGTCCGGCGCGCCTTCGAGGACTACGGCTTCGACGCCGACGAGGCCGAGCTGCGGGCCGACGCCACGTTCGCCGTCGGCATCGGATTCCTGCACCTCTCTGGCGATGCACCGCATCCGCGACTCGCGGCCCGCAGTGAGCGGTTTCTCGATCTGATGCTCGCGACCTGA
- a CDS encoding acyl-CoA dehydrogenase family protein, whose protein sequence is MLSTQTGITDGFVTALGERAAEAEELRRLPDDTVSDLIASGFTDLLVPARYGGQQAPFPAILDPVRRLAHGCTSSAWTIGFLALHNWMLALFGEQAQQDAFDSRPFLAPAPLAPTGRGLPADGGIRLSGRWSWATGVMHGNWIIVAALCGPDDGIYPALALLPISDVTVDDVWHTDGMRATGSNDAIATDVFVPEHRLVKVTDIYAGTAPGARLHDSATYRWPMVPALALLAAMPALGSAERVTEIYAGRLAERVLPYEGVMQKDKPIAQAHLAGAQVRLRSLRGLLADTVGEIEEIVVAGDSVDKPVRAQARLAAAHIVAESRAVIGDLMGAAGASIHFLSSPMQRFKRDVDVLAGHVVFDYDTSRELAGALALGMKIPRTSMV, encoded by the coding sequence ATGTTGAGTACGCAGACCGGCATCACTGATGGATTCGTAACAGCACTCGGGGAACGCGCCGCCGAGGCAGAAGAACTTCGTCGCCTTCCCGACGACACCGTGAGCGACCTGATCGCTTCCGGATTCACCGACCTCCTGGTGCCGGCCCGCTACGGAGGGCAGCAGGCACCGTTCCCCGCCATCCTCGATCCGGTACGCCGCCTCGCCCACGGCTGCACCTCGAGCGCCTGGACCATCGGCTTCCTGGCCCTGCACAACTGGATGCTGGCGCTGTTCGGCGAGCAGGCCCAGCAAGACGCATTCGACAGCCGGCCGTTCCTCGCGCCGGCGCCGCTGGCCCCGACAGGCCGAGGGCTGCCGGCCGACGGCGGTATCCGCCTGTCCGGGCGCTGGTCCTGGGCCACCGGGGTCATGCACGGAAACTGGATCATCGTCGCGGCACTCTGCGGCCCGGATGACGGCATCTACCCCGCCCTCGCACTGCTGCCGATCAGCGACGTCACCGTCGACGACGTCTGGCACACCGACGGTATGCGGGCCACCGGATCAAACGACGCGATCGCCACCGACGTCTTCGTGCCCGAGCACCGCCTGGTCAAGGTCACCGACATCTATGCCGGCACCGCTCCAGGCGCAAGACTCCACGACAGCGCCACCTACCGCTGGCCGATGGTGCCGGCTCTGGCGCTACTGGCGGCCATGCCCGCCCTGGGTAGCGCCGAGCGGGTCACCGAGATCTATGCGGGGCGGCTGGCCGAGCGGGTGCTGCCGTATGAGGGCGTCATGCAGAAGGACAAGCCCATTGCCCAGGCACACTTGGCCGGAGCGCAGGTGCGCTTGCGATCTCTACGCGGCCTGCTGGCCGACACGGTCGGTGAGATCGAGGAGATCGTCGTCGCCGGCGATTCCGTGGACAAGCCCGTCCGCGCGCAGGCTCGACTGGCGGCCGCACACATCGTCGCCGAATCGCGCGCGGTGATCGGCGATCTCATGGGCGCCGCCGGGGCCAGCATCCACTTCTTGTCCAGCCCGATGCAGCGGTTCAAGCGCGATGTCGACGTGCTGGCCGGACACGTCGTGTTCGACTACGACACCAGCCGCGAGCTGGCCGGAGCACTCGCACTCGGGATGAAGATTCCGCGGACGTCGATGGTCTGA
- a CDS encoding homogentisate 1,2-dioxygenase — MESFVHLRKGRTPKRVHADLDGLKDDELGRGGFVGRTANMYRRNDPTAYRTVGPLRPTDVLSSELKPSDATDPQGTPLLMFSNADCQVLLSRRSAEMPFFVRYVDGDLLLFVHKGSGLLETEFGPLRYREGDWVYLPKACTFRQVPDSESTWLMIQATDDFRVPPAGILGRHFPFDPAQVTIPEPVPIDDDGRDEYEVRLIHEGGPTSLFYQHNPLDVEGWRGDNFPFTFNIEDYTVITSESVHLPPTVHLFMQATGVYVMNFLPKPAESVPGTERTPWYHRNVDYDEIAFFHAGSLYGIPMPPGLVSHAPQGVHHGAPEAARERARRKFDQYDRVDWSVIAIDTRRRLTPSAEILANDLGQH; from the coding sequence ATGGAATCGTTCGTCCACCTGCGAAAAGGCCGGACCCCGAAGCGGGTGCACGCCGACCTGGACGGCCTCAAGGACGATGAACTCGGGCGCGGCGGATTCGTCGGTCGCACCGCCAACATGTACCGGCGCAACGACCCGACGGCATATCGCACCGTCGGGCCGCTGCGCCCCACCGACGTGCTGTCGTCCGAGCTGAAGCCGTCGGACGCGACGGACCCTCAGGGCACTCCCCTGTTGATGTTCTCCAACGCCGACTGCCAGGTCCTGCTGAGCCGCCGGAGTGCCGAGATGCCGTTCTTCGTCCGATACGTCGACGGCGATCTACTGCTTTTCGTCCACAAGGGTTCTGGGCTGCTGGAGACCGAGTTCGGCCCACTGCGCTATCGCGAGGGTGACTGGGTCTACCTCCCCAAAGCGTGCACGTTCCGGCAGGTGCCGGACAGTGAGAGCACGTGGCTCATGATCCAGGCCACCGACGACTTCCGGGTGCCGCCCGCGGGCATCCTGGGACGGCACTTCCCATTCGATCCCGCGCAGGTCACCATTCCCGAGCCGGTCCCCATCGACGATGACGGCAGGGACGAATACGAGGTCCGGCTGATCCACGAGGGCGGGCCCACTTCGCTTTTCTACCAACATAATCCGCTCGACGTGGAAGGTTGGCGGGGCGACAACTTCCCCTTCACCTTCAACATCGAGGACTACACCGTCATCACGTCCGAGAGCGTGCACCTACCGCCGACGGTGCACCTGTTCATGCAGGCGACGGGCGTCTACGTGATGAACTTCCTGCCCAAGCCCGCCGAGAGCGTGCCGGGCACCGAGCGCACCCCGTGGTACCACCGCAACGTCGATTACGACGAGATCGCGTTCTTCCACGCCGGGTCGCTGTACGGCATCCCGATGCCGCCGGGCCTGGTTTCCCATGCGCCGCAAGGTGTGCACCACGGCGCACCGGAAGCCGCGCGCGAGCGTGCCCGTCGCAAGTTCGACCAATACGACCGCGTCGACTGGTCGGTGATCGCCATCGACACCCGCCGGCGTCTCACACCATCCGCCGAAATCCTCGCCAACGATTTGGGGCAGCACTAG